From Chryseobacterium camelliae:
AAAAGTGATAAAAAAAATAATTTACACTAGTTTATAATTATTTTTAATTGATTTTAAACTAGATAAAAACCACTAAAAAAAACAAAATAAACAACTTTAAGTCAAGTATTTACTCTTTTAAATCCTTAATAAAAAAATCACAATAAAAGGAATAAAAAACCAATGTACACACAATTTTAAATCACAAAATTTTGAAAAAAATTTGCAAATACATATATTTTTCCTATTTTTGAACAGTTCTAGTTAAAAGGGAAAAATATGAATGAAAAATATAATTTTAATGATTAATAGATTTAATAAAATAAAATCCATTAAAAATCATCCTCCCTTATTTAATATTTGTAAACTAATTTTTTAAATTTTATATTATGAAGAAAACATTATTTGCATTTTCTGCGATTTTTTTACTATCTTGTAACGGTAACGATGATTTGACGAACCCTACTTCTTCAAACATCAATGAACAGAATAGTGCGAAACCAGAAATGTACAGCAATCAATCACAAAACAAAATTGGAGAGGATATTGATTTATTAAACATTAGCGATTTGAGCAAGCCAGTAACAAGTGAGTCAACCAATTTCCCTTCTTTGCAGTTTACTAAGCGTATAGATTTTGGCCGTAAAGATAAAAGAACAGCTATTCTAACCGGAGTGGATCAAGATGGAAAGATATTCTATTCAACACAAAATGACGGTGTTGTAGACTTCATTGTTAAACCAGTAGTTTCAAATGATTATTCTGATGTTTGGTATTTAGACGGTGATGGAAATAAAATGTACAGACTTAAACTGGCTTTAAACAAGGATAAAACTGGAGTAACTATAGTCTTTGTAGAATCTTACACGAATGGTCCGGAAGGTATAGTTGCAGGACGCCAAAAATGGAGTCAATGTTTTTCAAGCAATGCGGGGTCTGCTCTTGGTGTAACAGGAGCTGTAGTTTCCGGCTTTACTGGTCCTTGGGGAGTAGCAGGTTGGTATGCAGGTATCGCAGCATATTGTGCTCTTGTATAAATTATAAATTTATTGAAGTATGAAAAAAGGAAATTTTATAGTAGCTATTGTATTTTTTATTTTGGGAATATCTGTTTTTTATTTTTTAGGAAATAGTAGTATTAATAATTATAATCCTAACTATATTTATATATTGATATTTTCCCTTATTTTTTTAAATCCTTTAATTAAATACATATTTCCAGTTACTAAGAAAATGGGGATTGGTACTCCGGCTTTTTTCCCTAATTTATTTAAAAGTATATTTGCTAAAAAATAAAATTATCATTTAATACTTAAAACAATAAGCGCTGAAGTTTTTCGGCGCTTATTTGTTTTTGTTCTCATCTTGAAATATCTGTCAAAAAATCAGTTTATTTATTAAAACTAATAAAAAGATTACATATTATTCTAAAAATTAAATAGACCCTCTACTTTAAATAAAGCAAATTAGTTTGAAAACACATCAAAAAATTACCCTTAATATATCCCTTATGCAATATTTTTTCTTTTACTTTTTGACCATACACTCTTCAAAATACAGACTAACCCTTAATTTTCAAGCCTACCGTCCTTATCCTTTTCTTTTTAACACTTGGAATGTATTGTGTGACATTCATATTTAAAAACAAGACCGACTATGTTTCATCTTAATTCTGTTTAAATGACAATACTAAATCCCCCCACCCCATGTAACAAAACACTTTCTAAAAGCGTCTTATCCTAAAAATACTATTCACCAAACTATGAGACATGAATATTAACACAAAAATTTTCGGGATTACCACGCTTGTGATATCCTCCATTATGATGAATGCACAGACCCAAACCAGCAAGCTGCCGGGGGATCCTACCCTGGTTTCCACAAAGGCCACTTTCGACAAATTGATGGCGTACGATAAAGGCAACTACAAATACAAAGTGGAAGATTATTTTGCCCGGCCGAAAGCCTCTCAGTTCAGGGTATCGCCGGATGGGCAGTACCTTTCCTACAAGGAAAAAGACAAGGACGGCAAGAACCATGTGTATGTAAAAAACATCAAGACCGGAACAGTTACCAAAGCGATTGAGGAAAAAGACGACCTGATCAGAAGCTACGGCTGGCTGGATAAAAAACGGCTGTTCTTTACTCAGGACCGTGGCGGGAATGAAAATATCCACCTCTATGCCGCCGACATCGACGGGAAGAACCTGAAAGACCTTACACCTTTTGAAGGGATTACCTTGAATATGGTGCATGTGATTAAGGATACTCCGTTTGTGATCGTAGCGATGAATAAAAACAACAAGCAGATTTTTGAACCGTATAAAATCAATTTCAATACGGGGGAAATGACACAGCTCTATGAGAACAAGGATGTCAACAGCCCCATTGACAATTATATTTTTGATAAGGACGGGAACCTCCGCGGATATGGCGTCCTGGAAAACGGACTGACCACAAAGCTGTATTACAAAGACCTGCAAACCGGGAAATTCAACCTCCTGAAATCCACCGACTGGAAAGATACGTTCTACATCCTGGATTTCAATGAAAATTCCGGCAACAAGGATGAAGCTTATGTAGTAACAAATCTTGACAGCGATAAATCGAGGATTGTGCTGTACGACCTGAAGAAAAATGCCGTGATCAAGGAAGTGTATTCCAATCCGGATTTCGATGTGAGCTCCATCAGCCTGGCCGGGAAAAACAGGAAATACGAACTGGATTACATCAGCTATAATGGCATTAAAAATGAAACAATCCCGGTAAGCCCGTTTTATAAGGAAGTCCATGCCAAACTGACCTCCGAGTTTGGGGACAAGCAGATTTCCGTGGTTTCATCGGATGACAAAGACCAACAGTTGCTGGTGGTGGTAGACAGCGACAAGCTATACGGAAAATATTATATCTACGATACCAAAACCAAAACCACCAAGCTCCTTTTCGATCTGATGCCACAGCTGAAAGAGGAAGATATGGCGGAAATGCGCCCGATAGAATTCAAAAGCAGGGACGGCGTAACCATCCATGGATACATTACTCTGCCAAAAGAAGCGCTCCAGGGTAAAAAAGTACCGCTGATCGTTAATCCCCACGGCGGTCCGCAGGGCATCCGCGATGACTGGGGCTTTAACCCGGAAACGCAACTGTTCGCGAGCCGAGGTTACGCAACCTTGCAGGTGAATTTCAGGATTTCAGGAGGTTACGGAAAGGAATTCCAGAAATCGGGCTACAAGCAGATCGGACGGAAAGCAATGGATGATGTGGAAGACGGCGTAAAATATGCCATCGCACAAGGCTGGGTCGACAAGGATAAAATCGCCATCTATGGAGGAAGCCACGGCGGCTACGCCACCCTGATGGGACTGATCAAGACCCCGGACCTGTATACCTGCGGCGTTGATTATGTTGGCGTATCGAATATCTTCACCTTCTTCGATTCTTTCCCTGAATACTGGAAGCCGTACAAAGAAATGGTCAAACAGATCTGGTACGACCTGGATAATCCTGAGGAAGCCAAAATTGCCAAAGAAGTGTCACCGGTATATCAGATCGACAAGATCAAGAAACCGCTGTTTGTAGTGCAGGGCGCCAATGACCCAAGGGTAAACATCAACGAATCTGACCAAATCGTAAAAGCACTGAGGGCAAAAGGCTTTGAAGTGCCATATATGGTAAAATATGATGAAGGCCACGGATTCGGGAAGGAAAAGAACCGAATCGAATTCTACAAGAGCATGCTCGGCTTCTTTGCTGAAAATTTCAACAAATAAAAACGATTCATTATATCATTCATAATAAAACCGAAAGCCCATGTTTGGCTTTCGGTTTTTGTTTTCAGTAGTATGTATATCTGAATGAATTAGTGATTTTCATCTTCAATTAAAAAAAACATTTCTGACCAATCCTGATATCCTTTCAGGATTACTTGGTTTTCTTCGCCATTTTTGAAGCAGCTTCCTCCACAGTCAATTGCTTATCCCAGATCACTTTTGATTTATAAGCATTATTCAGCATCCCGATGTACTCTTGCATAGAAGGTAATCCCATTTCCTTCCGGCGGTCATCAAGCATCGTTTCCTGATCTACCGGCCATACATAAACCTCATTACCTACCTTGAAAGTCTGTGTCCCATACGCCTGTTTCTTTCCGGTGAGCATCTGGACACGGTCGCGAATGGTGGCCAGATCACTTTTTGAGACGTTTCCAACCTGGGCCTGGCTTTCCAGTACCGGCAGATATTTCTGCATGAAAGCAATGTCTGCATGGTCGATAACCAAAAATATGGCACTGCTCTCTTCCGCAGTCAACCCCTCCGGCCATCCACACTGGTCCAACAGCTGGCTGATGTATAGTTGATTCTGCTTATCCGACGCTTTCATTTCCAGCGCCATCTCTTTAATTTTAGAAACATCTCCGGACGGCATTTCTTTTTTAATCCTCGAACGTATCTGCTGATCAGTTTCATGAATAGCCTTCAGCTTCTCTTTGACCGCTGTATGATCTTTACAATTGATTTCCTGGGCGGAAACGGAAAAAGTGCCTGCAATGATCAACAGTGCAGCTGCTGCCTGGATTATTTTTATCATAGAATATGGTGTTAAAACATTAAGAATAAAGGTACTGTAATCAGAGCAATGAATATATCCTTATTTTTAAGTATTTTTTATATCTATTTGTTTCAGAATTTCTTTAAATCCCATCAATGCTCTCCATAATTATCCGCATAATCCATATTTTTAAATCCATGTAGCAAGACATGTCCGTAAAAATTTAATCCAGCAGGAGCATCGAAATTTCGATTATGATATTTTATTTACAGACTATAATCTTGATATCCCTCCATTGTAAGAGTAATATTGCTTTCCTCATAAAAAGCTTTATTATCAGGATACTTGATGTTTCGTTGAAACACTCATTATATAGAAAAAGCCACTCAGATCATGTCTGAATGGCTAAATGATAAGCTATGACTAATATGGTTTATTAATATACAATATTCATCATTCTGTTTTCATTACTTACTTTTTTCAAGCGTCAGCTTTCCCGCCAGTTTGGAAACCTTTAAAAGGCCTTTCCCTAACTTTTTGATGGATGCGCTGTCCTTTTCATTTTCCGCTTTATCAGCGGCTTCTATTGTAGCATTGCCTAATTTTTCAAGCAGGCTGCAGATTTTTTTGTTGTCTTTTTCAGCCATGGCATCCTTCAGTTTTTCAAGATCGTGAAGGATCGGAGCAAAACCTCTGCGGCCTTTTAGCATCTTGATCCAGCTGGTGATGTTGGGTGCAGCACCGGTTTTGGATTCTTTCTCAATACCGGTTTCTACCAGCTCAATTGTTTTTTCAACGTGTTCTAATTCAGATTGTTGGTTGTCCATAATTTTGTTTTTTGATGTGAAATGGGTATCACAATAGGTGGCCACAATCTGCATATTTGGAAAAAATTAGTATATAATTATACTTTATATTTCAATATCTTAATATCTTTCTGATCAGATTTTTACCGTATTAATAAGCTATAGCCATACCTGGAATTTTCAAAACACCAATGATATGCATACAATATTTATACAGTCTGATTGCTAAATCCCTATTATTTGGCATGCAATTGGTTCAGGAAGGGAAAAAATAAATATTATGATTAAAAAATTCCTCACTCTGATTTTACCTGTATGCTTCTTAAGCTTATTTTCTTTAACGAGCTGTGACGATCTTGAGATCCCCGTTCCTTTCGACATTCCGGTAACCGTGGAACAGACTCTGCCTTTTGCCACAGTACAGACCAGCTCTTATCTGCGCTATCCTGAAATTGCCCTGAACTTAGACGTTGATGCCACCATCAAGGAAAAGTATCCGAAACTGTCTATCAATAATCTGAAAAGCGCCAAGCTAACGGGCTTTACTATAGAATACATCAGCTCCAATCTTGGAAATAAACTGGATATCATCAACAGCGCCAAGATCTATATCAAAGCTCCGAATTTACCGGAAGTACTGATCGGTACCGTTGAGAACAACACCAATCCGAACCAGCTGGTGATCAATACCATAGACACTGAACTTATCGACTACCTTAGATCCAAGCAGAATTCATTAATCCTGGAGGTTAAAGGAGCAAAATCCAGTGTTGATGAACTAAAGGTTAACCTTAAACCTGTGTTCAAGATTTCACTCGGACTATAATCATTCAGATCAATACTCAATATTCATGCAGGACCTTTGTCCTGCATTTTTTGTAAAAAGCCAGCTAAAAATGCTCTTTTGGCTGACCTTTTGCGTTATGCTCTAATAAGTTAGTATTTGAAATTCAATGCCTGCATTCATGGCAAATTCAATATTAACCTTATTTATGTTTAACCTTTAAAACCAATCGTTATGGGAATAAAACCAGGCCCAAAGAAAACAGCCGCTTCTACCGGTGAAACCGATAAGCGCCAAAGGGATAACAAAGAAACCCCTAAAAATGATCCGTCACTGAAGCCGCATAAGCATAAGAAGGGGGATTGAGGTTGGAATGGATGTATATTACTTACCATAATGCATCAGTAAACCATCAGTAGGTAAGAACTAAAAACCTTTCCGGGAGATAGAAAAGTACAGCATGCTTTCTAACTCTTTAAAAACGGTTTCTATTGATATAGGAACCGTTTTTATTTACACTTTTCGTTAGCAATATGCTGATCATACCTTCACAACATCAATAAAAACATACCACACCTGGCATCCGATCAATGCTATGGCTCTTTTTTTGAAATACAGCAAATAAGGTTAAATCAAGCTCCGAAACTATGAATAAAAACAATTACTTTTTCACTTCCATCCTCGTCCTGTTCCTTCATTCTTTATGCGCCGGACAGCAAAACGCTGAATCGCACTACTCACTTTTTAAGCCGGTTCCAAAGGCACTGATGAGGGACATGGAAACCGACCGTCCTGATGTAACCGAATCTCCCTATACCGTAGATGCCGGACATTTCCAGTATGAAACCGATATCGTCAACCTGGTGCATGAAAGGACTGAAATGCAAAAGACCAGCACCCTGCTGATCAACCATGCCAATATAAAGATCGGGATTACCGGTTCTACTGCCGTACAGATAGGCTTCCCAACCTACGGCATACAGAAGGAAACCGACCTTGCTTCCGGTGCCGTCACTACAGCCCGGGGCTTTGGTGACATCAGCCTCAGGGTTAAACAGAACCTGATAGGAAACGATCAGGGGAAATTTGTTTTAGCAGTTCTCCCCTACATTAAACTGCCGACATCCGGATATGACGACGAAAGCCGCCTGGAAGGAGGCCTGATTGTTCCTATGCTGTATAAACTGCCCGGAGAATGGAAAATCGGGATGCAGGTAGAAGTTGACAGGCTGAAAGACACAGACCAGCCGGCCATGCATACAGAGTTCCTTCAGACGCTTACCATCAGCCATCCCATGGTAAAAAAAGTAGAGGGAATTGCCGAAACCTATTACACATATGATTTTAAGGCGCACCATATATCGAATTACGTCAATGCCGCGGTCCAGATGGAAGTAGCCAAAGATTTCAAGGTGGATGCAGGAATTAATTATGGTCTTCAGCATGATGCAGAAAAACATTATTTTGTCGGTGCCTCTTATCGCCTCTAATTTATAACGCCAGAAGGTTTTGCCATTTGTTTTTAATAATAATGCATCATATTTTGTTGCATTAAAATTCTTTTTGCTTTTTAAATGAAAAAGAAATCCTGCTCACAGAAAATCACAGTCTTAAATTTTGAATCATAGTAAAAATGCAGTCATCATGATAAAGTCCTGTATTCATGTATGATTAATGATTCCCTGAAACTTTATCTTCCAGGTCCCGGATATCTTTCCTGAGTTGCATGAACATGTCTTTGATATTATAATCTTCAAAATGGCCAGGTTCAAAATCCTCCGGGAATATTCCCGAAGCATACTGCCATACTTCTACAATTTCCCCAAACGGAATATCATAAGGTTTGTAAAACGGGTTATCTGCAGCTACCGTAACAGATTTTCCTTTTTTAGCCCTGAATCTTTTATAGGAAATACCGTCGTTCAGGGTGACAAAAACATAGCTTTTACCGGTCTTAAGGTCGTTAATATCCTCTACGTATTTCCCGATGATGTAAGACCCGTCTTTAAACGGAGGCATGGAATCACCCTGTGCCGGGAATGCCCTGTATTTGCCGTTGACGAGGAAAGGGAGTGAAATCCTCTGTAAACTTTCAATATATTCGGGGTCGCTGTACCCGGACAGATAGCCCATCGATGCCTTCTGCGGCACAATCTCAATACTGTTGTTCCCGAGTTTATCCACAATAACCGGCAGGACGATCCTGTTATCCGGAAGCTTCAGGATATCTTCCAGCGGATATTTCCTTATATCAACCGTAAGGAGCAGATCGATGCTCACGTTAAAATATTTTGAGATTCTGATCAGAAGCTCATAAGGAGCTTCAGACCGCCCGTCTTCATATTTGGAATAGCGTACTCTGCTCAGGGAAATTTTATCCGCGAGTTCCTGCTGGGATACATTTTTCTGAGCCCTTAAAAACCTGATGTTATCTGAAAAAATAGACATTGATACAATTTGTATCAGCAAATATACAAAAAATGATACAAATAGTATCTAGTTTTGTACCGTGAACCGTGCAATTGTACATATGGACCTGGACGCCTTTTTTGTATCCTGCGAAAGGCTTAAAAACAGCGCCCTCAATGGGATCCCTCTTATTATAGGAGGCGGAGACCGGGGGGTTGTGGCGTCATGTTCCTATGAAGCACGGAAATTTGGCGTCCATTCCGCAATGCCTATCCGGATGGCATTAAGGCTTTGTCCTGAAGCGAAAATCATCAAAGGGGATTATGAGCTCTATTCCAACCTTTCCCATACGGTGACCGACATGATCCGGGAAAGAGTTCCTGTAGTGGAAAAGGCAAGCATCGATGAATTTTACCTGGACCTCTCCGGAATGGATAAATTTTTCGGATGCTACCGCTGGACCCAGGAGATGGCACTATCCATAACCAAAGAAGTGGGGCTGCCTGTCAGCTTTGCGCTTTCCGCCAATAAGACCGTTTCCAAAATAGGGACCGGGGAATCTAAGCCTGGAGGAAAGCTGGAGATCAGGGAAACGGAAATCAAGCCTTTTTTAAATCCGCTTTCTGTCAGGAAAATCCCGATGGTGGGCGACCGGACATTCCAGCTGCTTTCCCGGGTAGGCATCCGTACGATCCATACCTTATCTGAAATGCCTGTCCTGGTGCTCCAGCAGATGATCGGAACAAACGGAAAGGAGCTTTGGAAGAAAGCCAACGGCATCGATGAAAACCCGGTCATCCCCTATTCCGAACGCAAATCTATTTCTACGGAAAAGACCTTTGCCACCGATACCATGGATATTCCGGACCTGCAGAGAATCCTGAATGGAATGTCGGAAAAGCTGGCCTACCAGCTGAGGCAGGAGAAATGGCTGACCTCTACCGTGGTGGTGAAAATCCGGTATGCCAATTTCGATACGGAAACCAAACAGACCAGGATCGCCTATACCTCAGCAGACCATACCCTATCCAGGGTTGCCCTTGAGCTTTTCAACCGGCTGTATACACGCAGGATGCGGATTCGGCTCATCGGACTGCGGTTTACGGACCTTGTCCACGGAAGGCACCAGATGAACCTGTTTGAGGATACCGAAGAGCAGATGAGCCTTTACCGGACTATGGACCATCTTAAAAACCGTTTCGGAGCGGATGCCGTCGGCAGGGCTTCGGGCTTTGATTTTGAACATAAAACCCTATTATAACCTTTTCCTATGTATATCAACTGCCATTCCTTCCACAGCCTGCGTTACGGAACCCTGTCCGTAGAAGAGCTGGTACAGAAAGCAAAAACACTGGGCATCCAAGAACTGGTACTTACAGATATCAATACCGTCACTGCTATTTATGATTTTAAAAAGCAGTGTGATACCGCCGGAATCAGGCCCATCGCCGGAGTGGAAATCCGGAAAGATAACAAGCTGCTATATATCGCCATAGCCCGGGAATTTTCCGGGATCGGGGAAGTGAACCGGATGATCACCGCCCATAACTGCGACGGAGCAGAACTTACGGAAACAGCCCCGGATTTTGAAAACGTATTTGTGGTTTACCCGTTGCAGAACATGCCGACAGTGCTTAAGGATAATGAATACATCGGTATCCGCGAAGAGGAACTGAATTCCCTGATCCGCCCCGAACTGAAAAAGCATCTTCACCGCATGGTCATCCTCCAGCCGGTCACCTTCAGTTCCCAGAAAGAATACAAC
This genomic window contains:
- a CDS encoding XRE family transcriptional regulator; protein product: MSIFSDNIRFLRAQKNVSQQELADKISLSRVRYSKYEDGRSEAPYELLIRISKYFNVSIDLLLTVDIRKYPLEDILKLPDNRIVLPVIVDKLGNNSIEIVPQKASMGYLSGYSDPEYIESLQRISLPFLVNGKYRAFPAQGDSMPPFKDGSYIIGKYVEDINDLKTGKSYVFVTLNDGISYKRFRAKKGKSVTVAADNPFYKPYDIPFGEIVEVWQYASGIFPEDFEPGHFEDYNIKDMFMQLRKDIRDLEDKVSGNH
- a CDS encoding transporter, giving the protein MNKNNYFFTSILVLFLHSLCAGQQNAESHYSLFKPVPKALMRDMETDRPDVTESPYTVDAGHFQYETDIVNLVHERTEMQKTSTLLINHANIKIGITGSTAVQIGFPTYGIQKETDLASGAVTTARGFGDISLRVKQNLIGNDQGKFVLAVLPYIKLPTSGYDDESRLEGGLIVPMLYKLPGEWKIGMQVEVDRLKDTDQPAMHTEFLQTLTISHPMVKKVEGIAETYYTYDFKAHHISNYVNAAVQMEVAKDFKVDAGINYGLQHDAEKHYFVGASYRL
- a CDS encoding S9 family peptidase, which gives rise to MNINTKIFGITTLVISSIMMNAQTQTSKLPGDPTLVSTKATFDKLMAYDKGNYKYKVEDYFARPKASQFRVSPDGQYLSYKEKDKDGKNHVYVKNIKTGTVTKAIEEKDDLIRSYGWLDKKRLFFTQDRGGNENIHLYAADIDGKNLKDLTPFEGITLNMVHVIKDTPFVIVAMNKNNKQIFEPYKINFNTGEMTQLYENKDVNSPIDNYIFDKDGNLRGYGVLENGLTTKLYYKDLQTGKFNLLKSTDWKDTFYILDFNENSGNKDEAYVVTNLDSDKSRIVLYDLKKNAVIKEVYSNPDFDVSSISLAGKNRKYELDYISYNGIKNETIPVSPFYKEVHAKLTSEFGDKQISVVSSDDKDQQLLVVVDSDKLYGKYYIYDTKTKTTKLLFDLMPQLKEEDMAEMRPIEFKSRDGVTIHGYITLPKEALQGKKVPLIVNPHGGPQGIRDDWGFNPETQLFASRGYATLQVNFRISGGYGKEFQKSGYKQIGRKAMDDVEDGVKYAIAQGWVDKDKIAIYGGSHGGYATLMGLIKTPDLYTCGVDYVGVSNIFTFFDSFPEYWKPYKEMVKQIWYDLDNPEEAKIAKEVSPVYQIDKIKKPLFVVQGANDPRVNINESDQIVKALRAKGFEVPYMVKYDEGHGFGKEKNRIEFYKSMLGFFAENFNK
- the dinB gene encoding DNA polymerase IV, which encodes MNRAIVHMDLDAFFVSCERLKNSALNGIPLIIGGGDRGVVASCSYEARKFGVHSAMPIRMALRLCPEAKIIKGDYELYSNLSHTVTDMIRERVPVVEKASIDEFYLDLSGMDKFFGCYRWTQEMALSITKEVGLPVSFALSANKTVSKIGTGESKPGGKLEIRETEIKPFLNPLSVRKIPMVGDRTFQLLSRVGIRTIHTLSEMPVLVLQQMIGTNGKELWKKANGIDENPVIPYSERKSISTEKTFATDTMDIPDLQRILNGMSEKLAYQLRQEKWLTSTVVVKIRYANFDTETKQTRIAYTSADHTLSRVALELFNRLYTRRMRIRLIGLRFTDLVHGRHQMNLFEDTEEQMSLYRTMDHLKNRFGADAVGRASGFDFEHKTLL
- a CDS encoding DUF6624 domain-containing protein, with protein sequence MIKIIQAAAALLIIAGTFSVSAQEINCKDHTAVKEKLKAIHETDQQIRSRIKKEMPSGDVSKIKEMALEMKASDKQNQLYISQLLDQCGWPEGLTAEESSAIFLVIDHADIAFMQKYLPVLESQAQVGNVSKSDLATIRDRVQMLTGKKQAYGTQTFKVGNEVYVWPVDQETMLDDRRKEMGLPSMQEYIGMLNNAYKSKVIWDKQLTVEEAASKMAKKTK